From Candidatus Nomurabacteria bacterium, one genomic window encodes:
- a CDS encoding response regulator: MKLLVVDQSTVVRSFCSKTIEELGHRAYTASNSHLAIKLLDENIIDGCIINAHLPGNSGLELIYEMRSYKDLADLPITLMAEDKIARDFAIQLDKLKVVTIIQRSELSESTLARVVAVMQNRAA, from the coding sequence ATGAAATTACTGGTAGTCGATCAGAGTACGGTGGTGCGCAGTTTCTGCTCTAAAACTATCGAGGAACTTGGGCATCGGGCATATACCGCCAGTAATAGTCATCTGGCAATAAAGCTCTTGGATGAAAATATAATTGATGGCTGTATTATCAATGCCCATCTACCCGGCAACAGTGGACTTGAACTGATCTATGAGATGCGTAGCTATAAGGATTTGGCAGACCTACCAATCACGCTTATGGCAGAAGATAAGATCGCTCGAGATTTCGCTATCCAACTCGATAAACTAAAAGTAGTAACAATAATTCAGAGATCGGAATTATCGGAGTCGACCTTAGCTAGGGTTGTAGCAGTAATGCAGAATCGGGCAGCATGA
- a CDS encoding 50S ribosomal protein L27, which translates to MSKVKGQGSTKNTKKTAGKRLGVKRFAGQAVKTGDIIVRQVGATKRSGEGTYMARNFSIHAAKDGVVKFNTRNVRRFTGKTAPRTEVIVE; encoded by the coding sequence ATGTCAAAGGTTAAAGGCCAAGGAAGTACCAAAAACACCAAAAAAACCGCTGGTAAACGGCTTGGTGTTAAGCGTTTTGCTGGCCAGGCTGTCAAAACTGGCGATATCATCGTTCGTCAGGTAGGCGCTACCAAACGTTCAGGCGAAGGCACTTACATGGCCCGTAATTTCTCGATTCATGCCGCTAAAGACGGTGTAGTTAAGTTCAACACTCGCAACGTTCGTCGTTTCACCGGCAAAACCGCTCCACGCACAGAAGTTATCGTCGAATAG
- a CDS encoding NYN domain-containing protein, which produces MLNKVIRRKQPKGNFAFIDSQNLNLGVQRIGWKMSWRKLLEYLQAEHGVTKAFLFIGYMQENEDLYKQMHEIGYHVILKPTLDMFEEVAKKEDKDIKGNCDADLVLEAMKQWPNYQKAIIISGDGDFYGLIEHLAEKNKLLNVMVPNWQYSSLLKDFEKYIVRVDKLQNRLQHYDKRKPKTKFRHTQKKQRPNNSQNRNKN; this is translated from the coding sequence ATGCTAAATAAAGTAATCCGACGTAAGCAGCCTAAGGGTAACTTTGCTTTTATTGATAGTCAAAACCTTAATCTGGGGGTTCAACGTATCGGCTGGAAGATGAGTTGGCGTAAATTGCTCGAGTATTTACAAGCCGAGCACGGTGTAACCAAAGCTTTTTTGTTCATTGGCTACATGCAGGAAAACGAGGATCTTTACAAGCAAATGCATGAAATTGGCTACCACGTGATTCTCAAGCCAACCTTGGATATGTTCGAAGAAGTTGCTAAAAAGGAAGACAAAGACATTAAAGGTAATTGTGACGCCGACTTAGTGCTCGAGGCTATGAAGCAGTGGCCGAACTATCAGAAGGCGATTATTATTTCTGGGGATGGTGATTTTTACGGCCTAATTGAGCATCTGGCTGAAAAGAATAAGCTACTAAATGTGATGGTGCCAAACTGGCAATACTCGAGTTTGCTAAAAGACTTTGAGAAGTATATCGTACGAGTCGATAAGCTCCAGAACCGACTCCAGCACTACGACAAAAGAAAACCCAAAACCAAATTTAGGCATACACAGAAAAAGCAACGGCCTAACAATAGTCAAAACCGCAACAAAAACTAG
- a CDS encoding MBL fold metallo-hydrolase, with amino-acid sequence MKITKLGHSCVLVKANGLVALFDPGGWAERELIDAVKHVDRIVYTHEHGDHFDADILKSLLVKFPQAHIVCNREIAGLIQAADITAMVREETDCTRKFESPHECLPVPGSTPPAENGYHFQGEFTHPGDSQSFKETKKVLAMPFIGPWGKTGDSIDKVLELKPEYVLPIHDWHYTEEARQWLQSLLKSVFEPAGIKLLTNVNGLEQSIE; translated from the coding sequence TTGAAAATCACTAAGCTTGGTCACTCGTGTGTATTGGTTAAGGCAAACGGCTTGGTAGCCTTGTTCGACCCAGGTGGTTGGGCAGAACGCGAACTAATCGATGCTGTCAAACATGTTGATCGGATTGTTTACACTCACGAGCATGGTGATCATTTCGATGCGGACATACTTAAGAGTTTGTTAGTAAAGTTTCCGCAGGCGCACATTGTCTGTAACCGCGAGATTGCTGGGCTCATCCAAGCGGCTGACATAACAGCTATGGTGCGCGAGGAGACCGATTGCACGCGCAAGTTTGAGTCACCCCACGAATGTTTGCCAGTACCAGGCAGCACACCACCAGCCGAGAATGGTTATCACTTCCAAGGCGAGTTTACTCACCCCGGCGATAGCCAAAGCTTTAAAGAGACCAAAAAGGTGTTAGCCATGCCGTTTATTGGCCCGTGGGGCAAAACTGGCGACTCGATCGACAAAGTCTTAGAGCTCAAGCCAGAGTACGTTTTGCCAATACACGACTGGCACTACACTGAAGAGGCTAGGCAGTGGCTCCAAAGTCTACTAAAAAGCGTTTTTGAGCCCGCTGGGATTAAACTGCTTACGAATGTTAACGGTCTTGAGCAGAGTATTGAATAA
- a CDS encoding AAA family ATPase, translating to MKQTEALAILESGPSVLLTGAAGTGKTYVLREFIERARRRGKVVAVTATTGLAATHLNGSTIHAWSGIGIADEFLPQTISKYSKSRIEQIESADILIIDEISMLHDFRLDMIDHVTRKIRDSDEPFGGLQVVLCGDFYQLPPVNRSDSRQGGFVTSSRVWQDQVFEVCYLEEQYRQAGDELYAAILNGIRAGKLKRSELEALMQRTKSIADPWQASTKLLTINVDVDSINMAELQKLEADSREFDMQTTGGKQYVETLKKSCLANETLVLKVGAKVMFIRNDQAKRYSNGTLGEVTEFEPYTNYPVVKLKSGKTITVTPDTWELVDGEKKRASLTQIPLRLAWAITVHKSQGMTLDSAQIDLSKAFVEGMGYVALSRVRSLEELYLLGINGRALQVSPEAIQIDNTLRQASQSASRRFKQAIDNWQADIPEASETAVKGSWAEKLTKMRQKYPNAYKPWKEAEDGQLLELFGEAKSIKHISQQLGRHPGSIKARLKKHLGEDIL from the coding sequence ATGAAACAAACAGAGGCTTTAGCTATCTTGGAGAGTGGTCCAAGTGTTTTGTTAACTGGTGCAGCTGGCACCGGCAAAACATATGTGTTGCGTGAATTTATCGAGCGTGCTCGGCGTCGTGGCAAAGTAGTCGCGGTTACAGCCACAACCGGGCTTGCTGCTACACATCTGAACGGTAGTACTATCCACGCCTGGAGTGGTATAGGGATTGCCGATGAGTTTCTACCGCAAACTATCTCAAAATATAGTAAAAGTCGTATCGAACAGATAGAGTCCGCGGATATTTTAATAATCGACGAGATAAGTATGTTACATGACTTTCGGCTCGATATGATCGATCATGTGACACGTAAAATCCGTGACAGTGATGAACCATTTGGGGGTCTACAGGTAGTTCTCTGTGGTGACTTCTACCAACTACCACCAGTCAATCGGAGTGACAGCCGCCAGGGTGGTTTTGTAACCAGTTCAAGGGTTTGGCAAGACCAGGTGTTTGAGGTTTGTTATCTTGAGGAGCAGTATCGCCAAGCTGGTGACGAGCTGTATGCCGCCATTCTAAATGGTATTCGGGCCGGCAAATTAAAACGATCTGAGCTAGAAGCTTTGATGCAGCGTACAAAATCGATCGCCGATCCTTGGCAGGCTTCGACAAAATTATTAACCATTAATGTCGACGTTGATAGCATTAATATGGCAGAGTTACAAAAACTCGAGGCAGACTCGCGTGAGTTTGATATGCAGACGACTGGTGGCAAACAATATGTTGAGACACTCAAAAAATCTTGTTTAGCCAACGAAACACTGGTTCTTAAAGTCGGTGCAAAGGTGATGTTTATACGTAACGATCAAGCAAAGAGATACTCAAATGGGACTCTGGGGGAAGTGACAGAATTCGAGCCCTACACCAACTATCCAGTAGTGAAACTCAAGTCGGGCAAGACCATCACAGTCACCCCCGACACCTGGGAATTAGTCGATGGCGAAAAAAAGCGAGCCAGCCTTACCCAGATTCCGCTTCGATTGGCTTGGGCAATAACTGTCCATAAAAGTCAGGGCATGACTCTAGATTCCGCTCAAATTGATCTGAGTAAAGCCTTTGTTGAAGGTATGGGATATGTCGCTTTATCTCGAGTACGCTCGTTAGAGGAGCTGTATTTACTGGGAATCAACGGTCGTGCGTTACAAGTAAGTCCTGAAGCAATTCAGATCGACAATACTTTACGTCAAGCAAGTCAATCTGCTTCACGACGCTTTAAACAAGCTATCGATAACTGGCAAGCAGACATACCAGAAGCATCGGAAACAGCTGTGAAGGGAAGTTGGGCAGAAAAGCTTACGAAGATGCGCCAGAAATACCCGAACGCATACAAGCCTTGGAAAGAGGCCGAAGACGGTCAGCTCCTAGAATTGTTTGGTGAAGCAAAAAGCATTAAGCATATTAGTCAGCAGTTAGGCCGCCATCCCGGGTCGATTAAAGCCCGACTCAAGAAACACCTTGGAGAAGACATTTTGTAG
- the xseA gene encoding exodeoxyribonuclease VII large subunit, whose amino-acid sequence MDNIVLSPADFVALTNQTLEFAMPFVTIEGELAEFKIRKNQWVYFKVKDDYASVDCFGTVFMLPGPLEDGMMIRVSGRPRLHERFGFSFSVQSIMPAGEGSLKKAFDLLKAKLTTEGLFDTLRKRSLPYPPDTIGVVTSAEGAAIGDFCKVLQARWPYAQVILRDALVQGEKAPDSVVAAIDAFNRDSQLADVLVIIRGGGSSEDLSAFNDERVVRAVAGSRIPTMVAIGHEQDESLAELAADARASTPSNAAEMLTPSIVSEKQIFAEYVKFHRTVLSQLKDRLKLELSTFRQRLTNSNRRILDAETYTLQAYRKSLQLLDPKHVLKRGYVIVRSRGKLIKMSHQLNNGQAISLQFYDGQKDAIIKP is encoded by the coding sequence ATGGATAACATAGTTTTGAGCCCGGCAGATTTTGTGGCGCTGACCAATCAGACGCTTGAGTTTGCCATGCCTTTTGTAACCATCGAAGGCGAACTAGCCGAATTTAAGATTCGAAAAAACCAGTGGGTATATTTTAAAGTAAAAGATGACTACGCCAGCGTGGACTGTTTCGGAACAGTTTTTATGCTGCCAGGGCCGCTAGAAGACGGGATGATGATAAGAGTCAGTGGCCGCCCCAGACTACATGAACGATTTGGCTTTAGTTTTTCGGTGCAGTCGATTATGCCGGCAGGCGAGGGAAGTCTAAAAAAAGCTTTTGATTTACTCAAAGCCAAGCTAACCACCGAAGGCTTGTTCGATACACTTCGTAAGCGTAGTTTGCCGTATCCTCCAGACACAATTGGAGTCGTTACATCGGCCGAAGGAGCGGCGATTGGTGATTTTTGTAAGGTTTTGCAAGCACGTTGGCCGTATGCTCAAGTTATTTTAAGAGATGCTTTAGTCCAAGGCGAAAAGGCTCCAGATTCGGTAGTCGCTGCCATTGATGCTTTTAATCGAGATAGTCAACTTGCGGATGTACTGGTGATAATTCGTGGCGGCGGCAGTTCCGAAGACCTAAGCGCGTTTAACGATGAAAGAGTTGTTCGAGCCGTAGCTGGCAGTCGGATTCCTACGATGGTCGCCATTGGCCATGAACAAGACGAGTCGCTTGCCGAACTTGCGGCTGATGCTCGTGCTAGCACACCAAGTAATGCAGCCGAAATGCTAACACCGAGCATAGTTTCAGAAAAGCAAATTTTCGCTGAATATGTAAAATTCCACCGAACGGTATTGAGCCAACTCAAAGACAGACTAAAGCTGGAGTTGTCGACATTTAGACAAAGATTGACCAACAGTAATCGTCGGATACTTGATGCCGAGACCTACACGCTGCAGGCATATCGCAAATCTTTGCAACTACTTGACCCCAAACATGTTTTAAAACGTGGCTATGTTATAGTCCGGAGTCGAGGCAAGTTAATTAAAATGAGTCACCAGCTAAATAACGGACAAGCTATTAGCTTGCAGTTTTATGATGGCCAGAAAGATGCAATAATAAAGCCATGA
- a CDS encoding flippase-like domain-containing protein, with protein MKSSRIKLFINLLTFVALGALIFFSRAQISDALHQLKELSVGFLVLLVPTQLVSYYAIAQLYYSYFKATNTLEKLTLKEMYWISLELNFVNCAFPSGGLSGFSFMGLRLQPYGIPVAATTLSQIIRYFMTFISFLVLLAAGTLFLAFGNHVNGIVLLVSSGVFFVTVTGTLIVVYIISSEHRIKSFMLSLPKTINWILRKVGRRSGSYSINLNRIERVFSELHRDYLLLKKDPSILKRPFLFGLMTNACEVLTVYWVFLAFGSPVNPGAVILAYAVANMASVISILPGAVGMYESLMVYVAAAAGLSRGLSISATLVYRVFMLLIFVPFGAVLYQMSANRRKTQNTHTLDG; from the coding sequence TTGAAAAGCTCCAGAATTAAACTATTTATCAACCTGTTGACCTTTGTTGCACTTGGAGCATTGATATTTTTCTCGAGAGCTCAAATTAGCGATGCCCTACATCAACTAAAAGAACTGAGTGTTGGCTTTTTGGTGCTACTCGTGCCGACTCAGCTGGTTAGCTACTACGCAATCGCCCAACTATACTATTCTTACTTTAAGGCCACCAATACGCTGGAAAAACTAACTCTTAAAGAAATGTATTGGATTAGTTTAGAGCTAAACTTTGTGAACTGTGCATTTCCGAGCGGTGGCTTGAGCGGCTTCTCGTTTATGGGTTTACGTCTGCAACCCTATGGCATACCGGTGGCGGCGACCACACTCTCGCAGATAATTCGTTATTTTATGACTTTTATAAGTTTCTTGGTGCTATTAGCCGCAGGCACGCTTTTTTTGGCTTTTGGTAACCATGTAAACGGTATTGTCTTGTTGGTAAGTAGCGGAGTCTTTTTTGTGACGGTAACCGGCACCTTGATTGTCGTCTATATTATTAGTAGCGAACATCGGATTAAGTCGTTCATGCTGTCTTTACCAAAGACAATCAACTGGATTCTACGGAAAGTTGGTCGGAGGTCTGGGTCGTACTCGATTAATCTTAATAGGATTGAGCGAGTTTTTTCGGAGTTACATAGAGATTACTTACTACTAAAAAAGGACCCAAGCATACTCAAGCGACCATTCTTGTTTGGGCTAATGACAAACGCATGCGAGGTCCTGACAGTTTACTGGGTATTCTTAGCGTTCGGTTCGCCTGTAAATCCTGGAGCAGTAATTTTGGCTTATGCAGTGGCCAACATGGCATCGGTGATTTCAATTTTGCCGGGAGCTGTTGGCATGTATGAGTCGCTAATGGTTTATGTGGCAGCAGCGGCTGGTTTGTCGCGGGGGTTATCGATCTCGGCAACTTTAGTATACCGAGTGTTTATGCTGTTAATTTTCGTACCTTTTGGAGCAGTTCTTTATCAAATGTCAGCAAATCGACGCAAAACGCAAAATACCCATACTCTAGATGGATAA
- a CDS encoding exodeoxyribonuclease VII small subunit, giving the protein MTKRSYAEIKKELEAVLDWFESADIDLDEAIAKHDQAQRLIDELDAYLKQTSKKLIQKS; this is encoded by the coding sequence ATGACAAAACGGAGTTATGCAGAAATTAAAAAAGAGCTCGAAGCCGTCTTAGACTGGTTTGAATCTGCGGATATTGATTTGGATGAAGCAATTGCAAAGCACGACCAAGCTCAACGCTTAATCGACGAATTAGATGCATACCTAAAGCAGACCAGTAAAAAATTGATCCAGAAATCATGA
- a CDS encoding glycine--tRNA ligase — MSEVSLEDIVSLCKRRGFIFQGSEIYGGLAGTWDYGPLGVQLKKNLTDLWWKTFVESREDMVGVDAAILMNPKTWQASGHVDTFTDPLVECTECRGRFRADHLEGSKCPNCGKENTMSEPRAFNMMFKTAVGPVDDGESVSYLRPETAQGIFTNFKNVVDTLYPDVPFGIAQIGKAFRNEISPRDFVFRSREFNQMEIEYFVHENDWQNKFEHWRTDIKAFLAQAGVDTDKVTELEVPEDDLAHYSKRTIDYEFEYPHGKDELLGLAYRTDFDLQNVARESGKNVEYRPKDGGSAYVPHVIEPSFGVERLVMAVLVSNYKVDEQNGEQRVYLSLPEHIAPVRYAVSPLLKNKPELVDKAREVYKMLKTKYGNVMWDDNGNIGKRYRRQDEIGTPYCVVVDFDTIEKDGLVTVRNRDTLEQTRVKPEDI, encoded by the coding sequence ATGAGTGAAGTTAGCCTAGAAGACATTGTTAGTTTATGTAAACGCCGTGGATTTATTTTTCAGGGCAGTGAAATTTATGGCGGTCTGGCCGGTACTTGGGATTACGGACCACTTGGTGTTCAGCTTAAAAAGAACCTAACCGATCTATGGTGGAAGACCTTTGTGGAAAGCCGCGAAGATATGGTCGGTGTAGATGCAGCAATTCTAATGAACCCCAAAACCTGGCAGGCGAGTGGCCATGTCGATACTTTTACCGACCCGCTTGTAGAGTGTACTGAATGTCGCGGCCGATTCCGTGCGGATCACCTAGAAGGTTCAAAATGCCCGAACTGCGGTAAAGAAAACACAATGAGCGAACCACGAGCCTTCAATATGATGTTTAAAACAGCAGTTGGTCCAGTCGATGACGGTGAGTCAGTGTCTTATCTTAGACCAGAGACAGCTCAGGGTATCTTTACCAATTTTAAGAATGTAGTCGATACGCTTTATCCGGATGTGCCATTTGGAATCGCCCAGATTGGTAAGGCTTTCCGCAATGAAATTAGCCCGCGTGATTTTGTTTTCCGAAGCCGTGAATTCAACCAAATGGAAATTGAATATTTCGTACACGAAAATGATTGGCAAAATAAGTTTGAACACTGGCGTACAGATATTAAAGCTTTCTTAGCGCAAGCTGGTGTCGACACTGACAAAGTTACCGAACTAGAAGTGCCAGAAGATGATCTGGCTCATTACAGCAAGCGGACTATCGACTACGAATTCGAATACCCACACGGTAAAGACGAACTACTTGGTCTGGCTTATCGAACCGACTTCGACCTGCAAAATGTGGCTCGTGAGTCTGGCAAGAATGTGGAATACCGGCCAAAAGACGGTGGGTCTGCATATGTGCCGCATGTTATCGAGCCAAGTTTTGGAGTCGAGCGGCTAGTTATGGCTGTGCTAGTAAGTAACTACAAGGTCGACGAGCAAAATGGTGAACAGCGGGTTTATCTAAGCTTGCCAGAGCATATTGCCCCAGTCCGTTATGCTGTCAGCCCACTGCTCAAAAACAAGCCCGAGCTGGTCGACAAGGCCAGGGAAGTCTACAAGATGCTCAAAACCAAATACGGCAATGTGATGTGGGACGACAATGGTAATATTGGTAAGCGCTACCGCCGCCAAGACGAGATTGGCACACCATACTGCGTAGTTGTCGACTTCGACACCATTGAGAAAGACGGCCTTGTAACCGTCCGAAACCGCGATACTCTCGAACAAACCCGAGTTAAACCTGAGGATATTTAA
- a CDS encoding PadR family transcriptional regulator, producing MHLDEYEETLLTGWEETYKKSQLTLWTLLALKDGPKYMNDIKEFIEEATDKKLTVDDKSMYRALRRFNEIGLTIYTEQESAGGPKRKLLELSASGRKVLDNFIYRNITSIINHPKNKHLFT from the coding sequence ATGCATTTAGACGAATACGAAGAAACACTTTTGACTGGCTGGGAAGAGACCTACAAAAAAAGTCAGTTAACCTTGTGGACACTTCTAGCTTTGAAAGATGGCCCTAAATACATGAATGATATTAAGGAGTTTATTGAAGAGGCCACAGATAAGAAGCTGACAGTCGATGATAAAAGCATGTATCGGGCTTTACGAAGATTCAACGAGATTGGGCTAACAATCTACACAGAACAAGAGTCAGCTGGAGGACCCAAGCGGAAACTGCTCGAACTCTCAGCTTCTGGTAGGAAAGTCTTAGATAATTTTATCTATCGCAACATCACTAGCATTATTAATCACCCAAAGAATAAACATCTGTTTACATAG
- the recO gene encoding DNA repair protein RecO translates to MNYVVDKAIVLGRINYGEADRIATLICEQTGKVTVLAKGVRRPKSKLAGGLEIFNINEITYIPGKKDISTLVSSRLQKPHHKLVQDFTASQKVFEAFKWLNGHLEAGTGAEYYSLLAGMLELAESNPNLAMIWFYMRALEQSGHSINPFHDPSGNKLTSAQTYAFDYDSSVFVPKTDGEYSQEDIKLLRLALGLSIEDFARIGLSDKQAERILLLINRSLQLNF, encoded by the coding sequence ATGAATTACGTCGTAGACAAGGCGATAGTGCTTGGTAGAATTAACTACGGCGAGGCCGACAGGATAGCCACATTAATTTGTGAGCAGACAGGTAAGGTGACAGTCTTAGCAAAAGGTGTTCGGCGGCCAAAAAGCAAACTCGCCGGCGGTTTAGAAATTTTTAATATCAACGAAATTACCTATATTCCGGGCAAAAAAGATATTTCAACCTTGGTCTCTTCGCGTTTACAGAAACCCCACCACAAGCTTGTGCAAGATTTTACTGCTAGTCAGAAAGTATTCGAGGCCTTTAAGTGGTTGAATGGTCATCTAGAGGCTGGCACAGGGGCGGAATACTATAGCTTGCTGGCAGGTATGTTGGAGTTGGCCGAATCGAACCCTAATTTAGCGATGATCTGGTTCTACATGCGAGCGCTAGAGCAGTCTGGCCACAGCATAAATCCGTTTCATGATCCTAGTGGCAACAAACTAACCTCTGCCCAAACCTATGCCTTCGATTACGACTCATCAGTATTTGTACCAAAAACCGATGGGGAATATAGTCAAGAAGATATAAAGCTGTTACGACTAGCCTTGGGTTTGAGTATCGAAGATTTTGCGCGAATAGGTTTAAGCGATAAACAAGCTGAGCGAATTCTGCTCTTAATTAATCGATCACTTCAACTCAACTTTTGA
- the rsmH gene encoding 16S rRNA (cytosine(1402)-N(4))-methyltransferase RsmH: MSDSKINNHIPVLLNEVVEYLKPKAGERYLDLTAGYGGHASAIIARTAAPDQATLVDRDMNAVQALNQKLPKSKIVQANAAEYLTDSLDVAYDIILADIGVSSPHIDVASRGFSFMTEGPLDMRMDQSQQLTAETVVNAFSEVELADILYTYGDEKFSRRIAHEIIKNRPLYKTTELAGIIRGCLGTRKSAHPEARSFQALRVFVNDEIRQLEVILAQAPFRLNPGGRLGIISFHSLEDRLIKQKFSELGQNTYDSQYRLLTKKPISPSNIEIVSNPRARSAKLRVLQRK; the protein is encoded by the coding sequence ATGTCTGATTCAAAAATAAACAATCATATTCCGGTTCTATTGAACGAAGTTGTTGAATATCTGAAGCCAAAAGCGGGCGAGAGGTATTTAGACTTAACTGCTGGTTATGGTGGGCACGCGTCGGCGATAATCGCTAGAACTGCTGCACCCGACCAAGCAACCTTGGTTGACCGAGATATGAACGCTGTGCAAGCATTAAACCAAAAGCTGCCAAAATCGAAAATTGTTCAAGCTAATGCGGCTGAGTATCTAACTGATAGTCTAGACGTAGCTTATGACATAATTTTGGCGGATATTGGTGTATCGTCACCGCACATAGATGTAGCGAGTCGTGGTTTTAGCTTTATGACTGAGGGTCCGCTAGATATGCGCATGGATCAGAGTCAGCAATTAACAGCTGAAACGGTAGTCAATGCGTTTTCGGAAGTGGAGCTGGCAGATATTCTGTATACCTATGGCGACGAAAAATTTAGCCGACGTATTGCTCATGAGATCATAAAGAATCGACCATTGTATAAAACGACCGAACTAGCTGGAATCATTCGAGGCTGTTTAGGTACACGTAAAAGCGCACACCCAGAAGCTCGCAGTTTTCAAGCATTACGGGTATTCGTAAATGACGAAATTAGACAGCTCGAAGTAATCTTGGCGCAAGCACCTTTCCGACTCAATCCGGGAGGCAGGTTAGGGATAATCAGCTTCCATAGTCTTGAAGATAGATTAATTAAGCAAAAGTTTAGTGAACTTGGTCAAAATACATATGATAGTCAGTACCGTTTACTGACAAAAAAACCGATATCGCCATCTAACATTGAAATAGTTTCCAATCCGCGGGCTCGCAGTGCAAAGCTGAGAGTTCTGCAGCGAAAATAA